In the genome of Rhodoferax fermentans, one region contains:
- the tpiA gene encoding triose-phosphate isomerase: protein MKKLIAGNWKMNGSLAANDKLLKDILAGLGQASCEVAVGVPAVYLGQCQALLAGTKIDLASQDISAHEAGAYTGETSAAMLKEFGVRYAIVGHSERRQYHGETDAVVATKAQRALSSGITPIVCVGETLAEREAGLTDEVVKRQLAAVIQTNGHCISEVVVAYEPVWAIGTGKTATPEQAQQVHAVLRAQLKAASEHADRIKLLYGGSMNAANAASLLAQPDIDGGLIGGAALKAPDFLTIIAAAA from the coding sequence ATGAAAAAGCTGATTGCAGGTAACTGGAAGATGAACGGCAGCCTGGCTGCCAATGACAAGCTGCTCAAAGACATCCTCGCCGGCCTGGGTCAAGCCAGCTGCGAGGTCGCCGTGGGTGTGCCTGCGGTGTATCTGGGGCAGTGCCAGGCCTTGCTGGCGGGCACCAAGATCGATCTCGCATCGCAAGACATTTCGGCGCATGAAGCAGGTGCCTACACCGGTGAAACCTCGGCGGCCATGCTCAAGGAGTTTGGAGTGCGTTACGCCATCGTGGGCCACTCCGAGCGCCGCCAGTACCATGGCGAGACTGATGCTGTGGTTGCCACCAAGGCGCAGCGCGCCCTGAGCAGTGGCATCACGCCGATTGTGTGTGTGGGTGAGACGCTGGCCGAGCGTGAAGCAGGCCTCACGGACGAGGTGGTCAAGCGTCAGCTGGCCGCAGTGATCCAAACAAACGGACATTGCATCAGCGAGGTGGTGGTGGCGTACGAGCCGGTCTGGGCCATTGGCACCGGCAAGACGGCAACGCCGGAGCAGGCGCAGCAAGTGCACGCGGTGTTGCGTGCCCAGTTGAAGGCCGCTTCCGAGCATGCCGACCGCATCAAGCTGCTGTACGGTGGCAGCATGAATGCGGCCAACGCAGCCTCGCTGCTGGCCCAACCCGATATTGACGGTGGCCTGATTGGCGGCGCCGCCCTCAAAGCCCCGGATTTTTTAACGATTATTGCTGCAGCCGCTTGA
- a CDS encoding NAD(P)H-quinone oxidoreductase, giving the protein MKTIEITGFGGPDVLHLGERPVPVAGAGELLIRVAASGVNRPDVLQRQGHYPVPPGVSDILGLEVAGTIEAGDPLELAAAGFQLGDRVCALVAGGGYAEYCVAPIAQCLPVPAGLSDVEAASLPETFFTVWSNLMERARLQPGETVLIQGGSSGIGVTAIQLAKLAGARVFVTAGSAEKCEACIALGADAAINYKTQDFQDEVLRLTEEGQGVDVILDIVAGAYVAKEVQCLKDDGRLVIISIQGGTRSEFNAGLVLRKRLTITGSTLRPRSVAFKAAIAKACLKNVWPALADGRIKPVIYRSLAAADVAAAHALMESSQHVGKIVLTWEQHHEKADCR; this is encoded by the coding sequence TGGCTTCGGCGGCCCAGATGTTTTGCATCTGGGTGAGCGGCCTGTGCCTGTCGCGGGCGCGGGGGAATTGCTTATCCGTGTGGCAGCCAGTGGTGTCAATCGTCCCGATGTGTTGCAGCGCCAAGGACACTACCCGGTGCCGCCGGGAGTTTCGGACATTCTGGGGCTTGAAGTGGCTGGCACCATCGAAGCGGGCGACCCGCTTGAGTTGGCTGCGGCTGGATTCCAGCTGGGTGACCGTGTGTGTGCGCTGGTGGCGGGTGGCGGTTATGCAGAGTACTGCGTGGCGCCTATTGCCCAATGTCTGCCGGTGCCTGCGGGCTTGAGTGATGTCGAGGCGGCCAGTCTGCCCGAGACGTTTTTCACGGTCTGGAGCAACCTGATGGAGCGTGCGCGCCTGCAGCCCGGTGAAACCGTGCTGATCCAGGGGGGCTCCAGCGGCATTGGTGTCACCGCCATCCAGCTGGCCAAACTGGCCGGTGCACGGGTGTTTGTGACGGCGGGCAGCGCTGAAAAATGTGAGGCTTGCATCGCCCTGGGGGCGGACGCTGCCATCAACTACAAGACACAGGATTTCCAGGACGAGGTGTTGCGCCTGACCGAGGAGGGTCAAGGTGTGGATGTGATCCTGGACATTGTGGCCGGGGCTTATGTGGCCAAAGAGGTTCAATGCCTCAAGGACGATGGGCGCCTTGTCATCATTTCGATACAAGGTGGTACCCGCAGCGAGTTCAACGCGGGCCTGGTCTTGCGCAAGCGTCTGACCATCACGGGTTCGACCTTGCGGCCCAGGTCGGTGGCTTTCAAAGCCGCCATTGCCAAAGCCTGTCTGAAAAACGTCTGGCCAGCGCTGGCTGACGGACGGATCAAGCCGGTGATCTACCGGTCGTTGGCGGCGGCCGATGTGGCGGCGGCGCATGCCTTGATGGAATCGAGCCAGCACGTTGGAAAAATTGTTTTGACTTGGGAACAACATCATGAAAAAGCTGATTGCAGGTAA